In Camelina sativa cultivar DH55 chromosome 16, Cs, whole genome shotgun sequence, a single window of DNA contains:
- the LOC104750312 gene encoding ALBINO3-like protein 2, chloroplastic isoform X2, producing MSSVWRSCLRASFSRHRISNLFFSNSLKPFISSHPPPLFSPSPPCLPPLHRRFISSFPEFPIGSHEIIIPNDDSSLPVHAVVNFLDGFHQFTGLPWWMIIASSTVAVRLALLPLLILQLKKLKTISELLPQLPMPIPATPTLRASIDQFSHFLKESRAIGCPSFLWFFPYLSLQLPCFFLLMASIRKMSLDGHPGFDSGGALWFQNLSALPGGSFGPVFPILIAGFHYINIQISFDSPTIRQTTGLTGLLMRGSLVYWVTNSSVNIFQQLSLKHPTVGAKLGLLGQGASPSVGHSMEISESVIKYVDSDSQEQTLSLQTLTPEELLSLSVQVLSKGDKETSIQLLRLALEKDPGYVRGLVLMGQALLQKTQLAEATQYLELAISKLLDGAPSDAEDVELFMLASQWAGAAYVQQGKMKSGITHLERVANLKEPGDPKSKEHYFESLLLLSSALYKEGQSDEAAKILRVVVDHNPAYKPLLEQCQDENELVSDLVSRRKDYY from the exons ATGTCATCAGTGTGGAGGAGTTGTTTACGCGCCTCCTTCTCTCGTCACCGTATCTCTAATCTGTTCTTCTCCAACTCTCTTAAACCCTTCATCTCCTcccatcctcctcctctgttctcTCCCTCGCCGCCGTGTTTGCCCCCTCTCCACCGCCGATTCATCTCTTCTTTCCCAGAATTTCCAATTGGGTCTCACGAAATCATCATCCCTAACGATGATTCTTCTTTACCCGTTCACGCCGTCGTTAATTTTCTCGACGGGTTTCATCAATTCACAGGATTGCCTTGGTGGATGATTATTGCATCTTCTACTGTTGCTGTTAGATTAGCTTTGTTGCCTTTACTTATTCTTCAACTTAAGAAACTGAAGACCATCTCTGAGTTGTTACCTCAGT TGCCTATGCCGATCCCGGCGACTCCAACATTAAGAGCATCTATTGATCAGTTTTCTCACTTCCTTAAAGAAAGCCGAGCTATTGGGTGCCCCTCCTTTTTGTGGTTCTTCCCATACTTATCTCTCCAG CTCCCATGCTTTTTCTTGTTGATGGCTAGCATCCGGAAGATGTCACTAGATGGTCATCCTGGGTTTGATTCT GGTGGTGCCTTGTGGTTCCAGAATTTAAGTGCTCTTCCTGGTGGTTCTTTTGGACCAGTCTTTCCAATTTTAATTGCTGGCTTCCATTACATTAACATACAG ATTTCTTTTGATTCTCCCACAATTCGTCAAACTACCGGCTTGACTGGGTTGCTTATGAGA GGAAGTCTTGTCTATTGGGTAACCAACAGCTCAGTAAATATATTTCAG CAATTATCTCTCAAGCACCCTACAGTAGGAGCAAAACTTGGTTTACTGGGTCAGGGAGCCTCTCCAAGCGTTGGGCACTCTATGGAGATCAGCGAGTCAGTGATCAAGTATGTGGACTCCGACTCACAGGAGCAGACCCTTTCTCTACAGACGCTAACACCAGAAGAACTTCTTTCT CTATCAGTTCAGGTCTTGTCAAAAGGTGATAAAGAAACATCCATTCAGTTGCTGCG ATTAGCTCTTGAAAAGGATCCTGGATATGTAAGAGGTTTGGTTCTCATGGGGCAGGCTTTATTGCAGAAGACGCAGTTGGCAGAAGCTACTCAATATTTGGAGCTTGCTATCTCCAAG tTGCTTGATGGGGCTCCATCTGACGCTGAGGATGTTGAACTTTTCATGCTTGCATCTCAGTGGGCTGGTGCTGCATATGTACAACAG GGAAAAATGAAAAGCGGAATAACACACTTGGAAAGAGTAGCAAACCTGAAAGAACCTGGTGATCCTAAGAGCAAAGAGCATTACTTTGAGTCATTGCTGCTTCTTTCAAG CGCTTTGTACAAAGAAGGGCAGAGTGATGAAGCTGCAAAAATTCTACGAGTAGTAGTGGATCACAATCCAGCGTACAAGCCTCTGCTGGAACAGTGTCAAGATGAGAACGAGCTGGTTAGCGATCTTGTCAGTCGCAGGAAGGACTATTACTAA
- the LOC104750312 gene encoding ALBINO3-like protein 2, chloroplastic isoform X1 → MSSVWRSCLRASFSRHRISNLFFSNSLKPFISSHPPPLFSPSPPCLPPLHRRFISSFPEFPIGSHEIIIPNDDSSLPVHAVVNFLDGFHQFTGLPWWMIIASSTVAVRLALLPLLILQLKKLKTISELLPQLPMPIPATPTLRASIDQFSHFLKESRAIGCPSFLWFFPYLSLQLPCFFLLMASIRKMSLDGHPGFDSGGALWFQNLSALPGGSFGPVFPILIAGFHYINIQISFDSPTIRQTTGLTGLLMRYYKLYLEILSVPLFFVGYAIPQGSLVYWVTNSSVNIFQQLSLKHPTVGAKLGLLGQGASPSVGHSMEISESVIKYVDSDSQEQTLSLQTLTPEELLSLSVQVLSKGDKETSIQLLRLALEKDPGYVRGLVLMGQALLQKTQLAEATQYLELAISKLLDGAPSDAEDVELFMLASQWAGAAYVQQGKMKSGITHLERVANLKEPGDPKSKEHYFESLLLLSSALYKEGQSDEAAKILRVVVDHNPAYKPLLEQCQDENELVSDLVSRRKDYY, encoded by the exons ATGTCATCAGTGTGGAGGAGTTGTTTACGCGCCTCCTTCTCTCGTCACCGTATCTCTAATCTGTTCTTCTCCAACTCTCTTAAACCCTTCATCTCCTcccatcctcctcctctgttctcTCCCTCGCCGCCGTGTTTGCCCCCTCTCCACCGCCGATTCATCTCTTCTTTCCCAGAATTTCCAATTGGGTCTCACGAAATCATCATCCCTAACGATGATTCTTCTTTACCCGTTCACGCCGTCGTTAATTTTCTCGACGGGTTTCATCAATTCACAGGATTGCCTTGGTGGATGATTATTGCATCTTCTACTGTTGCTGTTAGATTAGCTTTGTTGCCTTTACTTATTCTTCAACTTAAGAAACTGAAGACCATCTCTGAGTTGTTACCTCAGT TGCCTATGCCGATCCCGGCGACTCCAACATTAAGAGCATCTATTGATCAGTTTTCTCACTTCCTTAAAGAAAGCCGAGCTATTGGGTGCCCCTCCTTTTTGTGGTTCTTCCCATACTTATCTCTCCAG CTCCCATGCTTTTTCTTGTTGATGGCTAGCATCCGGAAGATGTCACTAGATGGTCATCCTGGGTTTGATTCT GGTGGTGCCTTGTGGTTCCAGAATTTAAGTGCTCTTCCTGGTGGTTCTTTTGGACCAGTCTTTCCAATTTTAATTGCTGGCTTCCATTACATTAACATACAG ATTTCTTTTGATTCTCCCACAATTCGTCAAACTACCGGCTTGACTGGGTTGCTTATGAGA tatTACAAGTTATATTTGGAGATCTTGAGTgttcctttgttttttgttggctATGCTATTCCACAG GGAAGTCTTGTCTATTGGGTAACCAACAGCTCAGTAAATATATTTCAG CAATTATCTCTCAAGCACCCTACAGTAGGAGCAAAACTTGGTTTACTGGGTCAGGGAGCCTCTCCAAGCGTTGGGCACTCTATGGAGATCAGCGAGTCAGTGATCAAGTATGTGGACTCCGACTCACAGGAGCAGACCCTTTCTCTACAGACGCTAACACCAGAAGAACTTCTTTCT CTATCAGTTCAGGTCTTGTCAAAAGGTGATAAAGAAACATCCATTCAGTTGCTGCG ATTAGCTCTTGAAAAGGATCCTGGATATGTAAGAGGTTTGGTTCTCATGGGGCAGGCTTTATTGCAGAAGACGCAGTTGGCAGAAGCTACTCAATATTTGGAGCTTGCTATCTCCAAG tTGCTTGATGGGGCTCCATCTGACGCTGAGGATGTTGAACTTTTCATGCTTGCATCTCAGTGGGCTGGTGCTGCATATGTACAACAG GGAAAAATGAAAAGCGGAATAACACACTTGGAAAGAGTAGCAAACCTGAAAGAACCTGGTGATCCTAAGAGCAAAGAGCATTACTTTGAGTCATTGCTGCTTCTTTCAAG CGCTTTGTACAAAGAAGGGCAGAGTGATGAAGCTGCAAAAATTCTACGAGTAGTAGTGGATCACAATCCAGCGTACAAGCCTCTGCTGGAACAGTGTCAAGATGAGAACGAGCTGGTTAGCGATCTTGTCAGTCGCAGGAAGGACTATTACTAA